Below is a genomic region from Microbulbifer sp. ALW1.
TGTCTATCGCCAGCTTATTTGGAGCCCGGGATGACTCCGGGTCATCACTGGCCGGGCAACTGTTCCACAAGGCCATAGTACAAAGTGGTAACCCGAGCGTGTTCCACTCCAAAACAAAGGCCGCACAACTGGCAGAAAAGTTCTGTGAACGGCTGGAAATATTGCGCAATGGCAAGTCTCTGCAACAGATGCCCAGCACCGAGGAAATTCTGCAAACACAGGCGGCGCTGGTTAACGACCCGGCAACTGACCAGCACTGGGGTCAACTCCCGTTCAAACCAGTGCTAGATGGTGCGCTCATAAAACACCGTCCGGTAGAAGCATTGCGCCGTGGTATCGGCAACAAAGTTGCCATGATGGTGGGAAGTAATTGTGATGAATGGAACCTGTTCAGTGCCGCACGCCCCGAAAGCTATACCATCAACGATCAACAAATTCGGGGACAACTGGGAAGATTGCTCCCGGATCACATCGTCAGCAGCCTACTGGAGCACTATCGATTGCGCGCAGAGGCCATCCCAGATAACCCGTGGCCTATGTGGAGCCGGGCCTGGAACCTCATGCTGACAGACATGGTGTTCACTGTACCCGGCTTGCGATTACTGCGTGCCCACAGTGGCAAACGCTTTCACTACCATTTTGCCCAGCCGCTGAGTGCCCAACCACTGCTTGGCGCCTGTCACGCATCAGAACTGGGGTATGTCTTTGGTACTCACAGTGATCAATCCCTTCAGCACCTTTACGGTGGCGAGACAGAACCACACCTACTCAGTGAATCTATGCGCAACGCCTGGCTCAGTTTTGCAGAAAGCGGCAGTCCGGGGGACGATTGGCCCGGGTTCGAGCAAGGGCACAGTCGATACTTTGGCAGCCAGGAAAACAGAACACTGGATGCCGATGCATTACAT
It encodes:
- a CDS encoding carboxylesterase/lipase family protein codes for the protein MLVEAPCGAVAGKLDDQGTVRQFLGIPYATPPTGELRWHPPQPIAPWTGIYQATRFGMPAPQNPSPLFEIRGPDGEMPENEDCLYLNIYTPTFYKPAADAQAALPVMVWIHGGSFYMGSGCQALYDGRYLAASGRAIVVTLNYRLGALGFLRLKDICDIPATGNEGLQDQITALHWVQENIAAFGGDPENVTLFGESAGAMSIASLFGARDDSGSSLAGQLFHKAIVQSGNPSVFHSKTKAAQLAEKFCERLEILRNGKSLQQMPSTEEILQTQAALVNDPATDQHWGQLPFKPVLDGALIKHRPVEALRRGIGNKVAMMVGSNCDEWNLFSAARPESYTINDQQIRGQLGRLLPDHIVSSLLEHYRLRAEAIPDNPWPMWSRAWNLMLTDMVFTVPGLRLLRAHSGKRFHYHFAQPLSAQPLLGACHASELGYVFGTHSDQSLQHLYGGETEPHLLSESMRNAWLSFAESGSPGDDWPGFEQGHSRYFGSQENRTLDADALHALWEILDDKQLRGFL